In Candidatus Zixiibacteriota bacterium, one genomic interval encodes:
- a CDS encoding HAD family hydrolase: MNKLTPKAVIFDLGSTLIDYPSTTWEEVSVDCMAAVRRVILRTNQNVPDDEAFYAAYRQIRQEHRAVAAETLVEWTVPQVIGKLLESLGLDGDEGSADRLFDAYYEPVRQYLYVYEDTCEILTRIMARYGVVGLVSNTVFPERIHLEELKRFGLDSLLTFKLFSSTFGLRKPHPDIFYKAANLAGFSPSECVYIGDRYLEDISGPNQIGMPAILRFQEGRDYPDDPFGETRQVLALTDLEHHFDY, from the coding sequence ATGAATAAGCTCACGCCCAAAGCTGTCATTTTCGATCTTGGCTCAACACTGATCGACTATCCATCAACTACCTGGGAGGAGGTCAGTGTCGATTGCATGGCGGCTGTCAGGAGGGTCATTCTTCGCACCAATCAGAACGTTCCCGACGATGAAGCGTTCTACGCAGCATACCGGCAGATCAGACAAGAACACCGCGCCGTTGCAGCCGAGACGCTGGTCGAATGGACGGTACCGCAAGTTATCGGGAAACTCCTGGAATCGCTTGGTTTAGACGGCGATGAAGGCTCGGCGGACAGGTTATTCGATGCATACTACGAACCGGTCAGACAGTATCTCTATGTGTACGAGGACACCTGTGAGATACTTACCAGGATCATGGCCCGGTATGGCGTTGTCGGCTTGGTCTCCAACACTGTCTTTCCGGAACGTATCCATCTGGAGGAGCTTAAGCGTTTCGGGCTGGATTCGCTTCTGACATTCAAGCTGTTCAGTTCGACCTTTGGACTTAGAAAACCGCACCCGGATATTTTCTACAAGGCGGCCAATCTGGCCGGCTTCTCGCCGAGCGAGTGTGTTTATATAGGAGATCGATACCTTGAAGATATCTCCGGTCCCAACCAAATCGGGATGCCGGCTATCCTGAGGTTTCAGGAAGGACGCGACTATCCGGATGACCCTTTCGGTGAGACCCGGCAGGTTTTGGCGCTCACGGACCTGGAGCACCATTTCGATTATTGA
- a CDS encoding DMT family transporter — protein sequence MTFRKIVLPFITSFLFAGSFVAGKYTNIDLGPLTTTLLRYLIALLFLACLLFKYGRDSLKVRRKDLWQMFLLGAFGVVGYHYFFFSSLLYTDAANSAIINATNPIYTGTLAALFLGERLSLRNYLGVLVAMAGVLFLLVRGDLSVLTRFDFNRGEILMLLGVFCWVIYSLMIKGLSKTYSGFTLTWYAAVFGVVQLLVLVFLEQPVQQVQQLSTASVLSLLYMGILASGVGYYLFVLSIQEIGPTRTAGSVYSTVPVFVAGLALMFFGEQITWIMGASSLAIIVGLRFALVDRPINSGPRP from the coding sequence ATGACCTTCCGCAAAATAGTCCTCCCGTTTATCACTTCCTTCCTGTTTGCCGGGAGTTTCGTGGCCGGCAAGTATACCAATATCGACCTGGGACCGCTGACTACGACACTTTTGCGGTATCTGATCGCCCTGCTCTTTCTGGCCTGCCTGTTGTTCAAATACGGCCGGGACTCGCTCAAAGTCCGCCGGAAAGACCTGTGGCAGATGTTTCTGCTGGGCGCTTTCGGAGTGGTTGGCTACCACTATTTCTTCTTCTCCAGCCTGCTTTACACCGATGCGGCCAACTCAGCGATAATCAACGCCACCAATCCGATCTACACCGGCACGCTGGCCGCTTTGTTTCTCGGAGAACGACTATCCCTGCGCAATTATCTGGGTGTTCTGGTCGCTATGGCCGGTGTTCTGTTTCTTTTGGTGCGAGGCGACTTGAGCGTGCTCACCAGGTTCGATTTCAATCGAGGAGAAATCCTGATGTTGCTCGGGGTGTTCTGCTGGGTGATCTATTCACTGATGATCAAAGGGCTATCGAAAACCTACTCGGGCTTTACTCTAACCTGGTACGCAGCAGTCTTCGGCGTCGTTCAGTTGTTGGTACTGGTCTTCTTGGAGCAGCCGGTCCAGCAGGTGCAACAGTTGTCGACCGCCTCGGTTTTGTCGCTGTTATATATGGGTATCCTCGCCTCCGGCGTGGGGTATTATCTGTTTGTGCTGTCGATCCAGGAAATAGGCCCCACCAGAACAGCCGGCTCGGTTTACAGCACGGTACCGGTCTTTGTCGCCGGGTTGGCCCTTATGTTCTTCGGTGAGCAGATCACCTGGATCATGGGAGCGAGCAGCCTGGCCATCATTGTCGGCCTGCGCTTTGCCCTGGTTGACAGGCCGATCAACTCCGGTCCTCGGCCCTGA
- the ispF gene encoding 2-C-methyl-D-erythritol 2,4-cyclodiphosphate synthase — MAEWRVGHGYDVHRLTAGRRLVIGGVEIEHHMGLDGHSDADVLLHAIMDALLGAAGLGDIGQHFPPSDRAYKDVVSLDLLQQVGRLVRAAGYKTIVNIDATIMAERPRMAPHVPTMRQRIAKTLSIEMSRVNIKATTTEELGFVGREEGMVAEAVCLIASDD, encoded by the coding sequence ATGGCTGAATGGAGAGTTGGACACGGTTACGACGTGCATCGGCTGACAGCAGGACGACGGTTGGTCATCGGTGGCGTTGAGATAGAGCACCACATGGGTTTGGACGGCCACAGCGACGCCGATGTGTTGTTGCATGCGATTATGGACGCCCTTCTCGGCGCGGCCGGTCTGGGTGACATCGGTCAGCATTTCCCGCCATCGGACAGAGCATATAAAGATGTCGTCTCGCTCGATCTTTTGCAGCAGGTGGGACGATTGGTGCGCGCGGCAGGATACAAGACCATCGTCAATATCGATGCGACTATCATGGCCGAACGACCCAGGATGGCGCCCCATGTGCCAACCATGCGCCAGCGGATAGCAAAGACTTTGTCGATAGAAATGTCACGTGTCAATATCAAAGCAACTACCACCGAGGAACTCGGTTTCGTGGGGCGCGAGGAAGGTATGGTCGCCGAAGCCGTCTGTTTGATAGCATCCGATGACTGA
- a CDS encoding trafficking protein particle complex II-specific subunit 120, with product MAIIKGSQLKSDQPTDGTPEQSIYVSNSKIDKEGEAWTRQAVWLRQEHLNKLKVIAHFQNKTIEQLLDGALGDFVNRIWDNTMAREKLVGDGTGKVKTPNEPGQ from the coding sequence ATGGCCATAATCAAGGGTTCACAACTCAAATCGGATCAGCCGACCGACGGCACGCCCGAGCAATCGATTTATGTTTCTAACTCCAAGATCGACAAAGAGGGCGAGGCCTGGACACGGCAAGCAGTCTGGCTGAGGCAGGAACACTTAAACAAACTCAAAGTGATTGCACATTTTCAAAACAAAACTATCGAGCAATTGCTTGACGGCGCGCTGGGTGACTTTGTCAACCGGATATGGGATAATACAATGGCCCGTGAGAAGTTGGTTGGAGACGGCACCGGTAAAGTCAAAACGCCCAATGAGCCCGGCCAATAA
- a CDS encoding D-alanine--D-alanine ligase yields the protein MKVLLLAGGNSSERKVSLTSGKAVHDALAQLGHSVVAVDPASGQSLLAADGSFLGYDSKSDMAPATEATSLSFPQRLDHKDVRDVDVAFIALHGGTGENGSIQNLLELASIKFTGSNMAACAVSMDKAITKRLCENESIPTPKWEQFRMPEGRVPDGLAAGIVERFNLPIIVKPNDSGSTVGLTKVEHPDEIQDALKLALAESPDILVEQYIDGREITVALLDGRTFPVVEIIPKSGLYDYEAKYTEGGSKYICPAEIPQSIAEGVQAAAARLFGVIGCAGLARVDFMLSGDGIFYCLELNSVPGMTDLSLVPMAAKADGIDFPQLMQMALDSALGNRNR from the coding sequence ATGAAGGTGCTGTTGTTAGCCGGTGGTAATTCCAGCGAACGCAAAGTATCGCTCACGTCCGGCAAGGCTGTCCACGACGCCCTGGCGCAACTTGGTCACTCGGTGGTGGCTGTCGATCCGGCCTCGGGTCAATCTCTGCTTGCAGCCGATGGGTCCTTTCTGGGATACGACAGCAAATCCGACATGGCTCCTGCCACTGAAGCCACCTCGCTATCGTTTCCCCAGCGCCTGGACCACAAAGACGTGCGGGATGTCGACGTTGCCTTCATCGCGTTGCACGGTGGGACGGGGGAGAACGGTTCCATACAGAACCTGCTGGAACTGGCTTCGATAAAGTTCACCGGATCGAACATGGCCGCTTGCGCCGTGTCTATGGACAAAGCAATCACAAAACGGCTCTGCGAAAACGAGAGTATCCCAACTCCGAAGTGGGAGCAGTTTCGTATGCCGGAGGGCAGGGTCCCGGATGGTCTCGCCGCTGGGATAGTCGAACGATTCAACCTGCCGATCATAGTTAAACCGAACGACAGCGGGTCCACTGTTGGACTTACCAAAGTGGAGCATCCCGACGAGATACAGGATGCGTTGAAGCTGGCCCTGGCCGAGTCTCCCGACATTCTGGTCGAGCAGTATATCGACGGGCGCGAGATCACTGTTGCGCTTCTGGACGGTCGCACCTTCCCGGTTGTGGAGATAATCCCCAAGAGCGGTCTTTACGACTATGAAGCCAAGTACACCGAGGGTGGATCGAAGTATATCTGCCCGGCCGAGATACCTCAATCTATAGCGGAGGGTGTGCAGGCGGCGGCGGCTAGACTCTTTGGCGTCATCGGATGCGCCGGGCTGGCGCGTGTGGACTTCATGCTCTCAGGAGACGGTATCTTCTACTGTCTGGAACTCAACAGCGTTCCCGGGATGACCGACCTGTCGCTAGTGCCGATGGCAGCCAAAGCCGACGGAATTGACTTTCCACAATTGATGCAGATGGCCCTCGACTCAGCTTTAGGCAACAGAAATCGATAG
- a CDS encoding DedA family protein: MTDSPLQINEFLDQVFTYGTFWVYLAIFVACFTENLFSPFPGDSFIVAAGGLVALGRLDMVISLLVIILGGMGSVMVMYGLGRRYGRGYFIRKNFKYFSVADIDRMDTRFQRWGALVLVVSRFMVGMRAVLAVAAGISRYPAGRMVVFSTISYLIFCALLFIAAFKLVENLETIEYYIRTYNQIVLSLLAALIVFWVIRKVRARRKEEKPA; the protein is encoded by the coding sequence ATGACTGACAGTCCCTTACAGATCAACGAGTTTCTCGATCAGGTCTTCACCTACGGAACCTTCTGGGTTTACCTGGCGATTTTTGTCGCCTGCTTCACCGAGAACCTGTTCTCACCGTTTCCCGGCGATTCGTTTATAGTCGCCGCCGGTGGATTGGTGGCGCTCGGTCGGCTGGACATGGTAATCAGTCTGCTCGTCATCATATTGGGAGGGATGGGTTCGGTGATGGTCATGTACGGTCTGGGCCGACGGTATGGTCGGGGATACTTCATCCGCAAGAATTTCAAATACTTTTCAGTGGCCGATATAGATCGTATGGACACGCGGTTTCAACGATGGGGCGCTTTGGTTCTGGTAGTGTCACGTTTCATGGTGGGAATGCGCGCCGTACTGGCTGTGGCCGCCGGCATCAGTCGCTATCCGGCTGGTCGGATGGTTGTCTTCTCCACGATATCTTATCTGATATTTTGCGCCCTGTTGTTCATTGCCGCCTTCAAACTTGTTGAGAACCTGGAAACGATAGAGTATTATATTCGCACCTACAATCAGATAGTCTTGTCACTGTTGGCGGCGCTGATTGTTTTTTGGGTCATTCGCAAGGTACGCGCAAGACGGAAGGAAGAGAAACCCGCATGA
- the ispD gene encoding 2-C-methyl-D-erythritol 4-phosphate cytidylyltransferase: protein MKTCAVIVAAGSSTRMAGTVPKQFRELSGRPMLAETVSRFETASSIDQIVVVVSEEHLLYTSERVVDPYDFGKVLKIVVGGSTRFESVWNGVKSLSLSTGFVAIHDGARPLVLPSDIDRVVQTAQQERAAMLAAPVPDTVKRVQDGFILATLDRSLLYLAQTPQVFQYDLFKAACEKAIAEGNAESYTDDAALCEASGFKVKVVAPSAPNFKVTTHDDLELIRMIIRERGDG from the coding sequence ATGAAAACCTGCGCTGTCATCGTCGCCGCCGGAAGCTCGACCCGGATGGCCGGCACCGTCCCCAAGCAATTCCGGGAGCTGTCCGGACGTCCCATGTTGGCCGAAACGGTCAGTCGGTTCGAGACCGCTTCCAGCATCGATCAGATCGTCGTGGTCGTATCCGAAGAGCATTTGTTGTACACCAGCGAGCGGGTAGTCGACCCCTACGATTTCGGTAAGGTTCTCAAAATCGTGGTGGGCGGCTCCACCCGGTTCGAATCGGTCTGGAACGGAGTCAAGTCCTTGTCGTTATCAACCGGTTTTGTTGCAATCCATGATGGCGCCCGACCTTTGGTGCTGCCGTCCGATATCGACCGAGTGGTCCAAACCGCGCAGCAGGAAAGGGCGGCCATGTTGGCCGCTCCTGTTCCCGATACGGTGAAACGTGTCCAGGATGGATTTATACTGGCCACGCTGGACCGTTCGTTATTGTATCTGGCCCAAACACCGCAGGTGTTTCAATACGATTTGTTCAAGGCGGCCTGCGAAAAGGCAATTGCAGAAGGAAACGCAGAAAGCTACACCGATGATGCCGCCCTGTGCGAGGCGTCCGGATTCAAGGTGAAAGTAGTCGCTCCCTCCGCGCCTAATTTCAAAGTGACCACCCACGATGATCTTGAACTCATCAGGATGATAATCCGGGAGCGCGGCGATGGCTGA
- a CDS encoding Mrr restriction system protein encodes MAKSVADLPKSKALGARLIHAALSVLCENDRELKSRQVLAEVENQMDLDDWAKERYQKSGYIRWQSILHFYSIGCVKAGFIVKKKGVWYLTDEGYIAAQLSEFALYTTVKEGYSKWKAERDQSGTADDSDEEESGDSIDPAITVDRVQHLAADGIKEFIAAKNAYEFQDLVAALLRGMGYYTPFVAPRGKDGGVDILAYRDPFGIESPRIKVQVKHRQDSASVQEIRQLMGILQKDGDVGIFVSTGGYTSDAKSTATGSHIHVQLIDLDGFINLWTDFYPKLTDEDKSLLPLTSVYLVAPTD; translated from the coding sequence ATGGCAAAGAGCGTAGCTGACTTGCCGAAGTCGAAGGCACTTGGCGCTCGCCTGATTCATGCAGCATTGAGCGTCTTGTGCGAAAACGATAGAGAACTTAAGAGCAGGCAAGTGCTAGCTGAGGTAGAGAATCAGATGGACCTTGACGACTGGGCCAAGGAGCGCTATCAGAAGTCTGGATACATAAGATGGCAATCTATTCTTCACTTCTACAGTATTGGTTGCGTTAAAGCAGGTTTCATTGTGAAGAAAAAGGGCGTTTGGTATCTGACAGATGAAGGATACATTGCTGCCCAGTTGAGTGAGTTTGCTCTATATACTACCGTAAAGGAAGGATATAGCAAGTGGAAGGCCGAGCGGGATCAGTCCGGTACAGCCGACGATTCCGACGAAGAAGAAAGCGGAGACTCCATTGATCCAGCTATAACTGTGGATCGAGTTCAGCACCTTGCAGCCGACGGTATTAAGGAGTTCATAGCCGCAAAGAACGCTTATGAGTTCCAGGACCTTGTCGCAGCTCTTCTGAGAGGAATGGGCTACTACACCCCGTTCGTTGCACCCCGAGGCAAAGACGGCGGTGTGGATATATTGGCATACAGGGATCCATTCGGAATTGAGTCGCCAAGAATAAAAGTGCAGGTCAAGCATCGACAGGATTCCGCTTCAGTCCAGGAAATCAGACAACTAATGGGTATTCTACAGAAGGATGGGGATGTTGGAATATTCGTTTCAACTGGCGGTTACACTTCGGATGCTAAGTCGACCGCCACGGGGTCCCATATTCACGTGCAGTTGATCGATTTAGACGGCTTCATAAACCTATGGACAGATTTCTATCCAAAGCTGACCGATGAAGACAAGAGCCTGTTGCCGCTTACATCTGTGTATCTGGTCGCTCCCACGGACTGA